One part of the Treponema sp. OMZ 787 genome encodes these proteins:
- a CDS encoding phosphatase PAP2 family protein, whose amino-acid sequence MTEFTAASKELHAVHQWGIEVIRTVQNFSNPVITEILKVFTDASTYGFVVFIIGLYLWCIDYKKGLHLAYAAAFTSGLNGGIKRIFKIKRPFTHAPEIMLKSIGGYSTPSGHSSISALIYPAALFYKPFQKEPSKDSQSNNIEKNGTASARLKIAAAIILPLLVGFSRVYLGVHYPTDVLLGWVLGTFIFLALMFFLPAVEARLSSSSKTYEEDPQNIKFKKEASIRFTLAAIFSFILILISREKVNEAGVILGLAFGNIRILENSKYNFDASSGSALQKLLRFIIGAALSCIPILIFYLLKIDSSYAQYRLYRFLEFFAVGALASGLAPIIFCRLKLSGGENADR is encoded by the coding sequence ATGACGGAATTTACAGCAGCTTCAAAAGAACTTCATGCCGTGCACCAATGGGGGATAGAAGTAATTAGGACTGTGCAAAATTTTTCAAATCCGGTTATTACCGAAATCCTAAAAGTTTTTACGGATGCTTCAACCTACGGCTTTGTAGTTTTTATTATAGGCCTATATCTTTGGTGCATCGATTACAAAAAGGGGCTTCACCTTGCTTACGCCGCCGCCTTTACCTCAGGGCTTAACGGAGGAATTAAGCGTATCTTTAAAATTAAGAGGCCTTTTACTCATGCCCCGGAAATCATGCTTAAAAGCATAGGAGGATATTCGACGCCTTCGGGGCACTCTTCGATAAGTGCCTTAATTTATCCGGCAGCCTTGTTTTATAAGCCCTTTCAAAAAGAGCCATCGAAAGATTCCCAATCGAATAATATCGAAAAAAACGGTACAGCTTCAGCTAGGCTAAAAATAGCGGCGGCAATTATCCTTCCGCTCTTGGTAGGTTTTTCACGGGTTTATCTCGGAGTACACTATCCGACCGATGTTCTATTAGGCTGGGTACTAGGAACCTTTATCTTTTTAGCTTTGATGTTTTTTCTTCCCGCAGTTGAAGCAAGGCTTTCTTCCTCAAGCAAGACTTATGAAGAAGATCCGCAAAACATTAAATTCAAAAAAGAGGCATCAATAAGATTTACGCTTGCGGCTATTTTTTCATTCATACTCATTTTAATTTCGAGGGAAAAGGTAAATGAGGCAGGTGTTATCCTTGGGCTTGCTTTTGGAAATATCCGAATCCTGGAAAATTCTAAATATAATTTTGATGCTTCTTCAGGCTCTGCACTTCAAAAGCTTCTAAGATTTATTATTGGGGCAGCTCTTTCATGTATTCCGATTTTAATTTTCTATCTTTTAAAAATAGATTCAAGCTATGCTCAATACAGGCTCTACCGCTTTTTGGAATTCTTTGCGGTCGGTGCTCTTGCTTCGGGTTTAGCCCCGATAATCTTTTGCCGTTTAAAACTTTCGGGAGGAGAGAATGCAGACAGGTAA
- a CDS encoding chloride channel protein has product MTGKRLIYIISKMKYTGLSTKKILENWYGNHLIIAGESFIVGILTGLAITAFRKSIDFLSNLRIDFYNKAAGGNLLNLAVLILAVTLLGLFMGLIIKKYPMIKGSGVSQIKGKFMKKLDMTPWPELPLKFLGGVLNISAGLSIGREGPSVQIGAYVGSAFEKIGKTSHIERVCLVTSGAAAGLAATFGAPFAGIVFAIEDLHQYLSPLLLTCVMLGAFAGDLVASVFFKQGAIFDFHGFQLFPIKYFGWLLLMGAAAAVIGHLFKKSIYTSQKVYKKLNIPPQFAPLIPYLISVPVCLFLPLAASGGDHLIEALAEHSFPLSMLILILAAKIIFTGLSAGSGAIGGIFVPLLSCGALTGIIFSNILVYFNLIEAQYAVNLMVFAMAAFFTTVIKAPVTAIVLLAETSGDLFHLGGLVLTSAAAYITANIIKSPPNDEVLLKQILNSEDFSNQKEKEEDHGKQVFEVCVSPESFLDGKPIKDVTWPDECLIVSIARGEEEIIPDGSTSISAGDRLVVLTHGRHVESHLEQIAEMAQVEE; this is encoded by the coding sequence TTGACAGGCAAAAGACTTATTTATATAATATCAAAGATGAAATACACGGGTTTAAGCACAAAGAAAATTCTTGAAAATTGGTACGGCAATCATCTTATAATTGCCGGAGAAAGTTTTATTGTGGGTATTCTTACGGGACTAGCCATTACTGCATTTAGAAAATCCATCGATTTTCTTTCAAATCTTAGGATTGATTTTTATAACAAGGCTGCAGGCGGAAATCTATTGAACCTTGCCGTTTTGATTTTAGCAGTAACGCTTCTTGGGCTTTTTATGGGCCTTATAATCAAAAAATATCCTATGATCAAGGGAAGCGGAGTGTCGCAAATCAAGGGCAAGTTTATGAAAAAGCTTGACATGACGCCCTGGCCCGAATTACCTTTGAAATTTTTAGGAGGGGTTTTAAACATAAGTGCAGGTCTTTCAATCGGACGGGAAGGTCCTTCCGTTCAAATAGGAGCCTATGTAGGAAGCGCCTTTGAAAAAATCGGCAAAACCTCCCATATAGAAAGGGTCTGCCTGGTAACAAGCGGAGCAGCGGCAGGACTTGCCGCTACTTTTGGGGCTCCCTTTGCAGGTATTGTCTTTGCAATAGAGGATCTTCATCAATATCTAAGCCCCCTCCTTTTAACCTGCGTAATGCTTGGAGCCTTTGCGGGAGACCTTGTCGCCTCGGTATTTTTTAAGCAGGGAGCTATCTTTGATTTTCACGGCTTTCAGCTCTTCCCGATAAAATATTTCGGCTGGCTCCTTTTGATGGGAGCTGCGGCGGCGGTAATAGGACATCTCTTTAAAAAATCGATTTATACTTCTCAAAAGGTTTACAAAAAGCTAAATATTCCTCCCCAATTTGCGCCCCTGATTCCCTATCTTATTTCGGTACCCGTCTGTCTTTTTTTGCCTCTTGCGGCAAGCGGAGGAGATCACCTTATCGAGGCCCTTGCGGAACACAGCTTTCCGCTTTCCATGCTGATTTTGATTCTTGCGGCAAAGATAATCTTTACAGGCCTTTCGGCAGGTTCGGGGGCTATAGGCGGCATCTTTGTTCCCCTCCTTTCATGCGGAGCCTTGACCGGAATTATCTTTTCGAATATTTTGGTTTATTTTAATTTAATCGAAGCCCAATATGCCGTAAACCTAATGGTCTTTGCGATGGCGGCCTTTTTTACTACAGTAATAAAGGCTCCAGTTACAGCAATAGTGCTTCTTGCAGAAACGAGCGGAGACCTTTTCCACCTAGGCGGCTTGGTGCTTACCTCGGCCGCTGCCTACATTACGGCAAACATAATAAAGTCTCCGCCAAATGACGAGGTACTTTTAAAGCAGATTTTAAACAGCGAAGATTTTTCAAATCAAAAAGAAAAGGAAGAAGATCACGGCAAGCAGGTTTTTGAAGTCTGCGTTTCTCCCGAATCCTTTTTGGACGGAAAGCCGATAAAGGATGTTACATGGCCCGATGAGTGTTTAATCGTAAGCATTGCCCGAGGTGAAGAAGAAATCATCCCAGACGGAAGCACATCTATTTCGGCAGGCGACAGACTGGTGGTCTTAACCCACGGCCGCCATGTAGAATCCCATTTGGAGCAAATCGCAGAGATGGCTCAAGTCGAGGAATAA
- the mnmE gene encoding tRNA uridine-5-carboxymethylaminomethyl(34) synthesis GTPase MnmE has protein sequence MQTGKYSLDDPIAAIATALSPAALGIVRTSGKGAIDLASAIFSRPEKLKEAKGNTILHGWILDPESKKEVDEVTVCVYREPKSFTGEDAVEFICHGGTAVVLKIYRLLIENGFRAAEGGEFTFRAFANGKADLTRAEAVNEIINSKTDINIELAAGRLSGNLFSGIEEIKQELTRVIAAADVEIEYPEDEETTEGAFSPDLILQVIEPLKNLAGSWAAEKIFIQGAKVVLAGKTNAGKSSLFNALLKEDRAIVSDIHGTTRDWLEASLNFNGIPVSLYDTAGIRYTQDSIEAIGVERSLEMSRNADLILYLCDPKDILSSGSLNKDDLDFIKNARPPVITIITKEDLLDAESKEKLKEILSKEKIEEALIISSKASSGIKVLSEKAYAVLAKNTDRSGFSKAASLGSERQRDAVQKALDVLETAYQNAVSGFPLDLLVEDLEEALSFLGEITGEVRSDDILDKVFSGFCVGK, from the coding sequence ATGCAGACAGGTAAATATTCCTTAGATGATCCGATAGCCGCAATAGCCACTGCCCTAAGTCCTGCCGCCCTCGGCATTGTCCGTACTTCGGGGAAGGGGGCGATAGACCTTGCTTCTGCAATTTTTTCCCGGCCCGAAAAACTAAAAGAGGCTAAAGGCAACACTATCCTGCACGGCTGGATCTTGGATCCCGAATCAAAAAAAGAAGTCGATGAGGTTACGGTCTGCGTTTATAGGGAGCCTAAGAGTTTTACGGGAGAAGATGCTGTTGAGTTTATCTGTCACGGCGGCACTGCCGTCGTTTTAAAAATATACCGCCTACTAATCGAGAACGGTTTTAGGGCCGCCGAGGGCGGTGAGTTTACCTTCCGTGCCTTTGCGAACGGAAAGGCCGACCTGACGCGTGCAGAGGCCGTAAACGAAATTATCAATTCAAAAACCGATATCAATATAGAGCTTGCAGCAGGCCGCCTGTCGGGAAATCTTTTTTCGGGAATAGAGGAGATAAAGCAAGAGCTCACAAGGGTTATCGCAGCCGCCGATGTCGAAATAGAATACCCTGAAGACGAGGAGACTACAGAAGGAGCCTTTTCGCCCGATCTGATTTTACAGGTGATAGAACCTCTTAAAAATTTAGCCGGCTCATGGGCAGCAGAAAAAATTTTTATTCAAGGGGCTAAGGTTGTTCTTGCAGGTAAAACCAATGCCGGAAAATCCTCCCTCTTTAATGCCCTTTTAAAAGAAGACAGGGCCATAGTTTCGGACATTCACGGCACGACAAGGGACTGGCTTGAAGCCTCCTTAAACTTTAACGGCATCCCTGTAAGCCTTTACGACACGGCAGGTATTCGTTATACCCAAGATTCCATTGAGGCTATCGGGGTAGAGCGGAGCTTGGAGATGAGCCGCAACGCAGACCTCATCCTCTACCTTTGCGATCCTAAAGATATTTTATCTTCGGGTAGTTTAAACAAGGATGATTTAGACTTTATAAAAAATGCAAGGCCTCCCGTAATTACCATTATCACAAAAGAAGACCTCCTCGATGCCGAATCGAAAGAAAAGCTAAAAGAAATTTTAAGTAAAGAAAAAATTGAAGAGGCCCTTATAATTTCATCGAAGGCGTCAAGCGGGATCAAGGTTCTGTCCGAAAAGGCTTATGCGGTTTTAGCAAAAAACACCGATAGGTCAGGCTTTTCAAAGGCAGCCTCCCTCGGAAGCGAGAGACAGAGGGATGCCGTTCAAAAGGCCTTGGATGTGCTTGAAACGGCTTATCAAAACGCTGTCTCAGGCTTCCCTCTCGATCTTCTTGTAGAAGACCTTGAAGAGGCCTTAAGCTTTTTAGGAGAAATTACCGGCGAAGTCCGCTCCGACGATATCCTCGACAAGGTCTTTTCGGGCTTTTGTGTCGGTAAGTAA
- a CDS encoding putative glycoside hydrolase, whose product MALCCPMKIFYCGKRALRLAFVLLIFMLPLYAQDIFLTGSSAGLFRIDNFRTKKIWSDAAVLKISKAGNQWLFLTDKGLAASKNLKEFYYLNDKLPKKIIKNIDKNGNKTFIEKIPQLKDLEVHPFNPNIFVTATSSNVFLTRDSGKTWEDLGANHSVNGIKAVSVLDMPNARGEKVLTVFVSHSIAGMAWKQPDVNFKIWNDISDGLKKGPEGVEEVSDIVFNQISNESQVYCAQTFSGLMYRLDWNKKIFILLNEKEANDKKLVCVDSLNIIDNTVFGVIEGGLFETNLIMPNTQVYTSKKILKNYNKVKKYLKDSNYLCAFVPNSLTLFNGNLSLSELWLLHDKKNQSNPYLKISDGKKGIYTPTHQMKDEKSFARHLKTIKDNKLNALVIDMKDEAGFVRYESKNEDIKKYNGIKYTLDIEKLIKKAKAENIYLIARIVVFKDKNLYRYNEGQYAVKDKETGKPWQGYNIYNGEKELIQEYWADPYNEDVWKYNVDIAEELCSLGFDEIQFDYIRFPTDGLNLADARYPARENGMDKVSALMSFLAYSRERIKAPISIDIYGANGWYRTGARTGQEVELLAEYVDVICPMFYPSHFAQSFLAYKPAEERPYRIYHQGSYRNKLMARNKVIVRPWAQAFFIPVSYDKKYYDENYVKRQILGIKDSIDEGYIYWNNSGRYLDLRPDGEGL is encoded by the coding sequence TTATGCTCCCGCTTTATGCTCAAGATATTTTTTTGACAGGAAGTTCTGCGGGCTTGTTTAGAATAGATAATTTTAGGACAAAAAAAATTTGGAGTGATGCGGCGGTTTTGAAAATATCTAAGGCCGGAAATCAATGGCTTTTTTTAACGGACAAGGGTCTTGCTGCAAGCAAAAACTTAAAAGAGTTTTACTATCTAAACGATAAACTTCCGAAAAAGATAATTAAAAATATAGATAAAAACGGAAATAAAACCTTTATAGAAAAAATTCCTCAGCTTAAAGATTTGGAAGTTCATCCCTTTAATCCGAATATCTTTGTTACTGCAACTTCAAGCAATGTTTTTTTGACGAGAGACTCGGGAAAAACTTGGGAAGACCTTGGTGCCAATCATTCGGTAAACGGAATAAAGGCTGTAAGTGTTTTGGATATGCCTAATGCAAGGGGCGAAAAAGTTTTAACTGTTTTTGTTTCGCACTCCATCGCCGGTATGGCATGGAAGCAGCCCGATGTAAATTTTAAAATTTGGAACGATATAAGCGACGGTTTAAAAAAAGGCCCTGAAGGAGTTGAAGAAGTATCCGATATTGTTTTTAATCAAATTTCAAACGAGTCTCAAGTTTACTGTGCTCAAACATTTTCAGGCTTGATGTACAGGCTTGATTGGAATAAAAAAATCTTTATTCTATTAAACGAAAAAGAAGCAAACGATAAAAAACTTGTCTGTGTAGATAGTTTGAATATAATAGACAACACTGTCTTCGGTGTGATAGAAGGCGGCTTGTTTGAAACTAATTTAATTATGCCGAATACTCAAGTTTACACTTCTAAAAAAATATTGAAAAATTATAATAAGGTAAAAAAATACCTTAAGGACTCAAATTATCTTTGTGCCTTTGTGCCGAATAGTTTAACATTGTTTAACGGTAACCTATCATTATCGGAGCTTTGGTTATTACATGATAAAAAAAATCAAAGCAATCCTTATTTAAAAATCTCTGACGGTAAAAAAGGAATTTATACGCCTACTCATCAAATGAAAGATGAAAAATCATTTGCTCGCCATCTTAAAACAATCAAGGATAATAAACTCAATGCCCTTGTCATCGACATGAAAGATGAGGCAGGTTTTGTCCGTTATGAAAGTAAAAACGAAGATATAAAAAAATATAACGGAATAAAATATACGCTCGATATCGAAAAACTCATAAAAAAGGCAAAGGCTGAAAATATTTATCTTATTGCCCGCATTGTAGTGTTTAAAGATAAAAACTTATACAGATATAACGAAGGTCAATACGCCGTCAAGGATAAGGAAACAGGAAAACCTTGGCAGGGTTATAATATTTATAACGGCGAAAAAGAACTTATACAGGAGTATTGGGCCGATCCTTATAATGAAGATGTTTGGAAATACAATGTCGATATAGCCGAAGAGCTTTGTTCGCTCGGTTTTGACGAAATTCAATTTGACTATATCCGTTTTCCTACAGACGGTTTAAATCTTGCGGATGCCCGGTATCCTGCACGAGAAAACGGCATGGATAAGGTCAGTGCTCTTATGTCGTTTTTGGCTTACTCGCGTGAAAGAATCAAGGCTCCTATTTCGATAGATATTTACGGAGCAAACGGCTGGTACCGCACGGGTGCCCGCACCGGTCAGGAGGTAGAGCTCCTTGCAGAATATGTAGATGTTATCTGTCCTATGTTTTATCCCAGCCATTTTGCTCAAAGCTTTTTAGCCTATAAGCCTGCCGAAGAAAGACCTTATAGAATTTATCATCAAGGTTCTTATAGAAACAAATTGATGGCACGCAATAAGGTGATAGTGCGCCCCTGGGCCCAAGCCTTTTTTATTCCGGTTTCTTACGATAAAAAATACTATGATGAAAATTATGTAAAACGCCAAATTTTAGGAATTAAGGATTCCATAGATGAGGGTTATATTTATTGGAATAATTCGGGCCGCTACTTGGATCTGCGTCCTGACGGGGAGGGCTTATAA